Proteins from one Chitinophaga oryzae genomic window:
- a CDS encoding GDP-L-fucose synthase family protein, producing MQPGDKIYVAGHRGMVGSAIVRRLEQEGFNNIITRTSGELDLRDQTAVAAFFEQEKPEYVFLAAAKVGGIVANNTYRAQFIYENLMIQNNVIHHAYLNQAKKLMFLGSSCIYPKMAPQPLKEEYLLTGPLEPTNEPYAIAKIAGIEMCDAYRAQYGCNFVSVMPTNLYGPNDNYDLNNSHVLPAMLRKMHEAKQHGQQEVVLWGTGSPMREFLHADDMADACFFLMQHYNEKGLVNIGVGEDISIRDLAYLIRG from the coding sequence ATGCAACCCGGAGATAAAATATACGTTGCCGGTCATCGCGGAATGGTGGGTTCTGCCATTGTGCGGCGACTGGAGCAAGAAGGATTCAATAATATCATCACCCGTACATCCGGAGAACTGGACCTGCGAGACCAGACTGCCGTAGCGGCCTTTTTTGAGCAGGAAAAACCGGAATATGTGTTCCTCGCAGCTGCAAAGGTAGGAGGCATCGTCGCTAACAATACCTATCGTGCGCAGTTCATCTATGAAAATCTGATGATTCAAAATAATGTTATTCACCATGCTTATTTGAATCAGGCGAAGAAACTGATGTTCCTTGGATCTTCCTGTATTTATCCGAAAATGGCCCCGCAACCGTTAAAGGAAGAGTACCTGTTGACCGGTCCGCTGGAACCAACAAACGAGCCCTACGCTATCGCTAAGATCGCCGGCATTGAAATGTGCGATGCCTACCGCGCCCAGTATGGCTGTAATTTCGTTTCGGTAATGCCTACCAACCTGTATGGTCCTAATGACAATTACGATCTGAATAACTCCCACGTATTGCCGGCCATGCTGAGAAAGATGCATGAAGCAAAGCAGCACGGACAGCAGGAAGTAGTGCTTTGGGGAACGGGTTCGCCAATGCGCGAATTTCTCCATGCTGATGATATGGCAGACGCATGTTTTTTCCTGATGCAGCACTATAACGAGAAAGGCCTTGTGAACATCGGTGTGGGAGAAGATATCAGCATCCGTGATCTGGCCTACCTGATCCGGGGATAG
- a CDS encoding SusC/RagA family TonB-linked outer membrane protein: protein MKNLLLLWLFVASSIVHAYAQTRTISGKVTDAKDGAPIPGVTVSISGSRTGTMTGPDGSYKLPVSDNASLVFSYVGYLNQTVSTTGKSRVDISMQVDTKGLQEIVVTGVGAATDRRKVAIAVESLSGKDLPKVPAASIDQALVGKIAGAQISSVSGQPGQQAQIILRGINSLGGNGTQPMILLDGVQVNAGSSLNGSSGNLSSRLADLDLSNIERVEVVQGAAAATIYGAQGANGVIQLFSKKGTRTGKVNVNFSSRVSFDDVLKGNFKYLRKHYYPTDAEGFILDTRGNRIKQDAKGTWTQPNRDITPNTVMDKDFKEPTYDHVDQLFKNGAPTYNNAINISGGKEGYDFALNVSNLKQTSIINGDYSRTNLSLNLGADILKNLKLRSTTQLITSKNTTGAITGQNNIFSGLGTAMSSYQYEDLLFRDSIGNYPFNTVTSDNSVYPYYSFQNRTYEAKTSRVVQGISLNYQPVRFLEIDYKYGIDYSRYDFTDFIHNQEQTLTPGKGIDPFNGKLTYDRDNETIQNSLITLFVKTDFERDFNLKVPITTSTQFAYDWRKRVYGNVISEGVGFAPFPPYTLANAASKSNDETRIEFVTYGYLINQHIDYGNLFGISGGVRIDYSSAFGRGTKPFTFGRGDAYFRLGELLKVPSIYELKLRGAYGVAGIQPEPYDRQITLSKGAIGDANYLILKNTLNNSDLTVETSKEAEVGIDLGLELGKGKWFRKLVFVPTYWDRSSSSVIRSIDLSPSTGASGIRTNALTIKSNGFQFSFDLDVLESKKMYWNFGVKFGKQRSIVDKISNGKPITIGGSGEGQFVLKEGESVGAFFGVTPLTSIDELPATAVKGNYEVGPNGYVVNKNTKAVMFGTENKKIGDPTPKFNMSFNNTLTFNGQLTLSFQLDWVYGGQVYNQTRQWLYADKISSDFEKPVTINGQTGAFIAYYNSLYNTNGTNSVFVEDGSFLRLRDLTLNYRLDKFLTNKFINTAQVSLTGRNLFTISNYSGLDPEASARVNDPTRRGIDVYSFPNFRSIQIGVTFGF, encoded by the coding sequence ATGAAAAATTTGCTACTCTTATGGCTGTTCGTGGCCAGCAGTATTGTGCATGCTTATGCTCAGACACGAACAATCTCCGGAAAGGTCACAGATGCAAAAGACGGCGCGCCGATACCAGGTGTGACTGTCAGCATCAGTGGCTCCAGAACAGGCACCATGACAGGTCCTGACGGAAGTTACAAACTACCGGTGAGCGACAACGCTTCGCTGGTATTTTCCTATGTCGGTTATCTCAACCAAACGGTGTCCACCACCGGCAAAAGCCGCGTGGATATTTCCATGCAGGTAGACACCAAAGGTCTGCAGGAAATAGTGGTGACCGGTGTGGGCGCAGCCACTGACAGAAGGAAAGTCGCTATTGCGGTAGAATCGTTGTCAGGAAAAGATCTGCCTAAAGTACCTGCCGCTTCTATCGACCAGGCCCTGGTAGGTAAAATCGCGGGTGCACAGATATCCTCTGTTTCCGGTCAGCCAGGCCAGCAGGCACAAATTATTCTACGCGGTATCAACTCATTGGGGGGCAACGGCACCCAACCCATGATCCTCCTGGACGGCGTGCAAGTCAATGCCGGCAGCAGCTTGAACGGCTCCTCCGGCAACCTCTCCTCCAGGCTTGCAGACCTTGACCTGTCTAACATAGAAAGAGTGGAAGTAGTTCAGGGAGCTGCCGCTGCTACCATCTATGGCGCACAGGGTGCCAACGGCGTTATCCAATTGTTCTCCAAAAAAGGAACCCGTACCGGAAAAGTAAATGTCAACTTTAGTTCAAGAGTGAGCTTTGATGACGTGTTAAAAGGTAATTTCAAATACCTTCGTAAACACTATTATCCTACCGATGCTGAAGGATTTATCCTCGACACCAGGGGCAACCGGATTAAACAAGATGCAAAAGGCACCTGGACGCAACCTAACAGGGATATCACTCCTAACACTGTCATGGATAAAGACTTCAAAGAACCTACCTACGATCACGTTGATCAGTTATTTAAAAACGGCGCGCCTACATACAACAACGCCATCAATATCTCCGGGGGCAAAGAAGGGTATGATTTTGCGCTCAACGTCTCCAACCTCAAACAAACCAGTATTATCAACGGAGACTACAGCAGAACCAATCTCTCCCTGAACCTGGGAGCAGATATCCTGAAAAATCTTAAACTCCGCTCTACTACACAACTCATCACTTCTAAAAATACAACCGGCGCCATTACAGGTCAGAATAACATCTTCAGCGGATTAGGCACCGCCATGTCATCCTATCAATATGAGGACTTATTGTTCAGAGATTCCATCGGTAATTATCCTTTCAATACCGTCACAAGCGATAACTCTGTATATCCGTACTATTCGTTTCAGAATCGGACATATGAGGCCAAAACCAGCCGGGTGGTACAAGGTATTAGCCTCAATTATCAACCTGTCAGGTTTCTGGAAATAGACTATAAATATGGTATTGACTATTCCCGCTACGATTTCACCGATTTTATCCACAATCAGGAGCAAACGCTGACTCCTGGAAAGGGCATTGACCCGTTTAATGGGAAGCTCACTTACGACAGAGACAATGAGACAATCCAGAACTCGCTGATAACTTTGTTCGTAAAAACTGATTTTGAACGCGACTTCAACCTGAAAGTGCCTATCACCACCTCCACCCAGTTTGCATACGACTGGCGTAAACGTGTGTATGGCAACGTTATTTCGGAAGGAGTTGGTTTCGCACCCTTTCCACCCTATACATTAGCCAATGCTGCCTCCAAAAGCAACGATGAAACCCGCATAGAATTCGTCACCTACGGCTATCTGATCAATCAACATATTGATTACGGAAACCTGTTCGGCATCTCCGGTGGAGTAAGGATAGACTACTCTTCTGCGTTCGGTCGTGGTACCAAACCATTCACATTCGGTCGTGGCGATGCCTACTTCAGGCTGGGCGAGTTGTTAAAAGTTCCAAGCATCTATGAACTGAAATTAAGGGGCGCTTATGGCGTAGCAGGTATCCAACCGGAGCCATATGACCGACAAATCACTCTCTCTAAAGGCGCTATCGGTGACGCGAACTATCTTATTCTCAAAAATACCCTGAATAACTCTGACCTTACTGTAGAAACTTCTAAAGAAGCGGAAGTAGGTATCGACCTCGGTCTTGAACTCGGTAAAGGCAAGTGGTTTAGAAAACTTGTTTTTGTTCCTACCTATTGGGATAGGAGTTCCAGCAGCGTTATACGGTCTATTGATCTCTCTCCGTCTACCGGTGCCAGCGGCATCAGAACCAATGCGCTGACCATCAAATCCAACGGTTTCCAGTTTTCATTTGACCTGGATGTACTGGAAAGCAAAAAGATGTATTGGAACTTTGGGGTAAAATTCGGGAAACAACGTTCTATCGTTGATAAGATCTCCAACGGGAAACCTATCACTATTGGAGGCTCCGGCGAAGGCCAATTTGTGCTGAAAGAAGGTGAAAGCGTGGGCGCATTCTTTGGCGTTACACCGCTCACCAGCATCGATGAGCTCCCCGCTACTGCCGTAAAAGGTAACTATGAAGTTGGCCCCAACGGTTACGTAGTAAATAAAAACACCAAGGCTGTAATGTTCGGCACCGAAAACAAAAAAATCGGTGACCCTACTCCTAAATTCAACATGAGTTTCAATAATACGCTGACTTTCAACGGTCAGCTGACGTTATCCTTCCAACTTGACTGGGTATATGGCGGCCAGGTTTACAACCAGACACGGCAATGGTTATATGCAGACAAGATCAGCAGTGACTTCGAAAAGCCAGTTACTATTAACGGTCAAACTGGCGCCTTCATCGCTTACTATAACAGTCTTTATAACACCAACGGTACAAACTCCGTATTTGTAGAAGACGGCTCTTTCCTGAGATTGCGTGACCTCACCCTCAACTACAGGCTGGACAAATTCCTGACCAACAAATTCATCAACACGGCGCAGGTCAGCCTCACCGGAAGAAACCTCTTCACCATCAGTAATTACTCCGGTCTGGATCCTGAAGCCAGCGCCCGTGTAAATGACCCTACCAGAAGAGGTATCGACGTATACTCTTTCCCAAACTTCAGGTCTATACAAATCGGTGTAACGTTTGGCTTCTAA
- a CDS encoding RagB/SusD family nutrient uptake outer membrane protein, with protein sequence MKKVFLAIFSASLLFGCSKSSLDLVNPNEPTPAVLKSEEGLVRGALGIYNKFGLEFWWIALANHDAMGDSYTISAGNFSWRWVNQVSKITLSNGTVLTPPQGGSQGTELKNRNDRSFGNDNAFYNEWAALYFVNNQANLILDVTSKSDLELKGTADQVATKKALIRAYAYWWKGFTYSRIGSIYIAGVQADKFVDGTLMNNEFVTHDAIVKLGNDNFDACVAELNKVTNVETYNALFKRLIPDFTTSGKGGVISPDAWKRHINTYKARNLLVNKKVAQMTNADWTNVLNLATAGITQEDKIFTMRSADVNDLVSITAWSPYRLQIGWENISERLVQDFKAGDERYTRNIDGPYAAYGNERNRGAQYATRWYLYEIGDGGDWASTTTGLAELPVACSYEENALMIAEANIRLGNIDEGLKYVDAVRDYQQSGLAHVSGTGLSQANALEELRRERRIGLFLKNVAFYDARRWNVTAPAAQGGGRQHAWVIKPDNTLDANATIEYNYLDYWDVPQNELDFNTPSNTSAPVKSN encoded by the coding sequence ATGAAGAAAGTATTTCTCGCAATATTCTCCGCCTCCCTCCTTTTCGGTTGCAGTAAGAGCAGCCTGGACCTGGTGAATCCTAATGAACCTACCCCGGCCGTATTGAAATCAGAAGAAGGACTGGTTAGAGGCGCTCTTGGCATTTATAACAAATTCGGTCTTGAATTCTGGTGGATAGCTCTCGCCAATCATGATGCCATGGGCGACAGCTACACCATCAGTGCAGGTAACTTCTCCTGGAGGTGGGTGAACCAAGTGTCCAAAATTACTTTGTCCAACGGTACAGTACTGACGCCACCCCAGGGCGGCTCTCAGGGCACGGAGTTAAAGAACCGCAACGACCGTTCTTTTGGTAATGACAATGCATTTTACAACGAATGGGCGGCACTCTACTTTGTGAATAACCAGGCTAATCTGATCCTGGATGTCACCTCCAAAAGCGATTTGGAGCTGAAAGGCACAGCAGATCAGGTAGCTACCAAAAAAGCATTGATCCGTGCTTATGCTTACTGGTGGAAAGGATTTACCTACTCCCGCATCGGTTCCATCTATATCGCCGGGGTACAGGCCGATAAATTTGTAGACGGCACCCTGATGAACAACGAGTTCGTAACCCACGATGCGATAGTAAAATTAGGTAATGACAACTTCGACGCTTGTGTGGCTGAGCTAAACAAGGTTACAAACGTCGAAACTTATAATGCGCTGTTCAAACGCCTTATTCCCGATTTTACTACTAGTGGTAAAGGCGGCGTAATCAGTCCTGATGCATGGAAAAGACATATTAACACCTATAAGGCCAGAAACCTCCTGGTAAACAAAAAGGTGGCCCAGATGACCAATGCAGACTGGACCAATGTGTTAAACCTCGCCACTGCTGGTATTACCCAAGAGGACAAAATCTTCACGATGCGCAGCGCAGATGTAAACGACCTGGTGTCCATCACCGCCTGGTCTCCCTACCGCTTACAGATTGGTTGGGAAAACATCAGCGAACGCCTCGTTCAGGACTTCAAAGCAGGGGATGAGCGTTATACCCGCAACATAGACGGTCCGTATGCCGCCTACGGCAATGAAAGAAACAGAGGCGCACAATACGCTACCAGGTGGTATCTTTATGAAATAGGCGATGGCGGCGATTGGGCCTCCACTACTACGGGTCTGGCGGAATTGCCAGTTGCCTGCTCCTACGAAGAAAATGCACTGATGATCGCAGAAGCAAACATCCGCCTCGGCAATATCGACGAAGGGCTGAAATATGTTGACGCCGTACGTGACTATCAACAGTCAGGCCTCGCACATGTTTCCGGTACCGGCCTTTCACAGGCAAACGCCCTCGAAGAGCTGCGCCGCGAAAGAAGAATTGGCCTCTTCCTCAAAAATGTGGCCTTCTATGACGCCCGGAGATGGAACGTTACCGCTCCTGCCGCACAAGGTGGCGGACGCCAACACGCATGGGTGATCAAACCGGATAATACCCTGGATGCCAATGCCACTATCGAATACAATTATCTCGATTACTGGGACGTTCCGCAAAATGAGCTGGACTTCAATACCCCCAGCAACACTTCTGCTCCGGTAAAATCCAACTAA
- a CDS encoding aldo/keto reductase, whose product MEYRQLGQSDLKASVVTFGAWAAGGWMWGGTERKDAVRAIRASYDEGVTSIDTAPIYGQGTSEEITGEAIKGLPRDKVQIMTKFGMRWDLAKGDFGFHSQDNQGRDIDIYKYAGKASIIRECEDSLRRLGTDYIDLYQIHWPDSTTPIAESMDTVAELIKQGKVRYAGVCNYNAEQLEEARKYVPLVSDQVPYSMVKRGIEEKEVPYCIENGLSILAYSPLERGLLTGKMKPGHQFAPGDHRAGIYFYREENLKRTNAFLEKLYPLALDKNASLSQLVIRWTIEQPGITIALVGARNAEQAVQNAKAANILLTPEEISFISAELDKLVLEK is encoded by the coding sequence ATGGAATACAGACAACTGGGACAATCTGACTTAAAAGCCTCTGTGGTTACTTTCGGCGCATGGGCCGCCGGTGGCTGGATGTGGGGCGGTACCGAACGTAAGGATGCCGTGAGGGCCATCAGGGCTTCCTACGATGAAGGAGTGACTTCCATCGATACGGCTCCTATCTATGGACAAGGCACCAGCGAAGAAATTACCGGGGAAGCCATCAAAGGCCTCCCGCGCGACAAAGTGCAGATCATGACCAAATTTGGTATGCGCTGGGACCTGGCCAAAGGCGATTTTGGTTTCCACAGCCAGGATAACCAGGGAAGGGATATCGATATCTATAAATACGCCGGTAAGGCCAGTATCATCAGAGAATGCGAGGACAGTCTGCGCCGCCTGGGCACGGATTATATTGATCTGTACCAGATCCACTGGCCCGATTCCACCACGCCCATTGCGGAATCGATGGATACGGTGGCAGAGCTGATTAAACAGGGCAAAGTGCGGTATGCAGGCGTGTGTAACTATAACGCTGAACAGCTGGAAGAAGCCCGTAAATACGTACCGCTGGTGTCCGACCAGGTGCCTTACAGCATGGTGAAACGTGGGATTGAAGAAAAGGAGGTACCTTATTGTATTGAAAATGGATTATCTATCCTCGCTTACAGCCCGCTGGAGCGCGGCCTGCTGACTGGTAAAATGAAACCCGGCCATCAGTTTGCCCCGGGCGATCACCGCGCCGGCATTTATTTCTACAGAGAAGAAAACCTGAAGCGGACCAACGCTTTCCTGGAAAAGCTATATCCGTTGGCGTTGGATAAAAATGCTTCTCTCTCCCAGCTGGTCATCCGCTGGACGATTGAGCAGCCGGGCATCACCATTGCGCTGGTAGGCGCCCGTAACGCTGAGCAGGCGGTGCAAAATGCTAAGGCGGCCAATATTCTGCTCACACCGGAGGAAATCAGTTTCATCTCGGCTGAACTGGATAAGCTGGTGCTGGAAAAGTAA
- a CDS encoding carboxypeptidase-like regulatory domain-containing protein has translation MRKISLIVSIPHPCQQSWENMIPAAGGRFCDSCRKTVIDFTGLTDSEVLALLSNTSQQYCGRFRQSQLDRKIRPEPQAASLLPVAVLGALLAAGVPATMAAAADHPVHQADTTMLRTISGKVTLEGGATMPGALVAIKGSNTGAVADANGHYHLNIPAWEQKITLVFSFIGCTTAEVPVTSQQTVDVVLKEIDTQLLGEVVVVGAIQKRTPWQRIKYKWRRLWHR, from the coding sequence ATGCGAAAGATATCCCTGATCGTTTCTATACCGCATCCTTGCCAGCAATCCTGGGAAAATATGATACCTGCCGCCGGGGGCCGTTTCTGTGACAGTTGCCGGAAGACCGTCATTGATTTCACCGGCCTCACAGATAGCGAGGTACTTGCATTACTTTCCAATACCTCACAGCAGTATTGCGGCCGTTTCAGGCAGTCGCAGCTGGACCGGAAGATACGCCCGGAGCCGCAGGCCGCCTCACTGTTGCCCGTTGCCGTACTGGGCGCGCTGCTGGCAGCCGGGGTGCCGGCTACCATGGCAGCTGCCGCGGACCATCCGGTGCACCAGGCAGATACCACGATGTTGCGCACCATTAGCGGAAAAGTGACACTGGAAGGGGGAGCTACTATGCCAGGGGCTTTGGTAGCGATCAAAGGAAGCAATACAGGCGCCGTTGCAGATGCCAACGGCCACTACCATTTAAATATTCCTGCCTGGGAACAGAAAATAACCCTGGTTTTTTCCTTTATTGGGTGTACGACGGCTGAGGTACCGGTAACAAGTCAGCAGACGGTTGATGTAGTATTGAAAGAAATTGATACCCAGTTGCTCGGAGAAGTAGTTGTCGTAGGTGCTATACAGAAAAGAACGCCCTGGCAACGTATCAAGTACAAATGGCGAAGGTTATGGCACCGCTGA
- a CDS encoding ABC-F family ATP-binding cassette domain-containing protein produces MHYVTVEGLTKSYGVKPLFRNISFHIEEGDKIALVALNGTGKSTLLKIILGKEAPDEGKVWIHKDVTVVMLEQQSDFDLNKSVIENIFDHDNPTLNAIKEYELLTEEGHEPDVEKLTAAFARMDELNAWHFDAKVKQILGKLNIHHLDQPVGSLSGGQQKRVALAKVLIDIGFEHKHVLLIMDEPTNHLDVGMIEWLENYLDQERVTLLLVTHDRYFLDSVCNEIMELDQEQLFIYKGDYENYLERKATREEMDRSSVEKARNTYRKELEWMRKQPKARTTKSKARQDAFYEVKEKASTRMADQQLELNVKMTRLGGKILELKKVYKAYGDHVILKGFDYTFKKGERVGVVGKNGVGKSTFLNMLLGSEQPDSGKINVGETIVFGNYSQTGLVVKEDMRVIEFVKNIAENFPLADGTKVSAAQFLELFLFPAEKQYTYISRLSGGEKRRLHLLSILFRNPNFLVLDEPTNDLDLPTLSILENFLMEYQGCVIIVSHDRYFMDKLVDHLFVFEGDGVVRDYPGNYTQYREWQKEEDKRKSEEKRETKAETVQATATAATDNGPRKMSYKEKREFESLEKEMESLEDEKKAIEAKLASGTLPYEEMEPLTHRIGEIIQLLDDKGMRWLELSELNG; encoded by the coding sequence ATGCATTACGTTACAGTAGAAGGGCTCACTAAATCATACGGCGTTAAGCCATTATTCCGGAATATCTCTTTTCACATCGAAGAAGGCGATAAAATAGCGCTGGTAGCGCTGAATGGAACGGGTAAATCCACCCTGCTCAAGATTATCCTGGGCAAAGAAGCCCCCGATGAAGGAAAAGTGTGGATACACAAGGATGTGACCGTTGTAATGCTGGAGCAACAGTCCGATTTCGACCTCAACAAATCCGTGATCGAGAATATCTTCGATCACGACAACCCCACACTGAACGCTATCAAGGAATACGAACTCCTGACAGAAGAAGGCCACGAGCCGGATGTGGAAAAGCTCACCGCGGCTTTCGCCCGCATGGATGAGCTCAATGCCTGGCATTTTGACGCCAAAGTGAAACAGATCCTGGGTAAACTCAATATACATCATCTCGATCAGCCCGTAGGCTCCCTTTCCGGCGGCCAGCAAAAACGGGTAGCCCTGGCTAAAGTGCTGATAGACATCGGCTTTGAACACAAACACGTGCTGCTTATCATGGACGAGCCTACCAACCATCTCGATGTAGGGATGATCGAATGGCTGGAAAATTATCTTGATCAGGAAAGAGTGACCCTCCTCCTGGTAACGCACGACCGCTACTTCCTTGACAGCGTCTGCAACGAAATCATGGAGCTGGACCAGGAACAACTCTTCATTTACAAGGGAGACTACGAAAATTACCTGGAACGCAAAGCGACCCGGGAAGAAATGGACCGCTCCAGCGTGGAAAAAGCCCGCAATACCTATCGTAAGGAGCTGGAATGGATGCGTAAGCAGCCCAAAGCCCGCACCACCAAATCCAAAGCCCGTCAGGACGCCTTCTATGAAGTGAAAGAAAAAGCGTCCACCAGGATGGCGGACCAGCAACTGGAACTGAATGTGAAAATGACCCGCCTGGGCGGTAAAATCCTGGAACTTAAAAAGGTCTATAAAGCTTATGGCGACCATGTGATCCTCAAAGGATTTGATTATACCTTCAAAAAAGGAGAGCGTGTGGGCGTAGTCGGTAAAAATGGCGTCGGTAAGTCCACCTTCCTTAATATGCTTCTGGGCTCCGAGCAGCCGGATTCCGGTAAAATCAACGTGGGAGAGACTATCGTGTTTGGTAACTATTCCCAGACAGGCCTGGTGGTGAAAGAAGATATGCGCGTGATCGAGTTTGTAAAGAACATCGCGGAAAACTTCCCGCTGGCGGACGGTACTAAAGTGAGCGCCGCCCAGTTCCTTGAATTGTTCCTCTTCCCGGCGGAAAAACAATACACCTATATTTCCAGGTTGAGCGGTGGCGAAAAAAGAAGGCTGCACCTGCTGTCTATCCTTTTCCGCAATCCCAACTTCCTGGTACTCGATGAACCTACCAACGACCTGGACCTGCCCACCCTCAGTATCCTGGAGAACTTCCTCATGGAATACCAGGGCTGCGTGATCATAGTAAGCCACGACCGTTATTTTATGGACAAACTGGTGGACCACCTTTTTGTGTTTGAAGGCGACGGCGTAGTACGTGACTATCCCGGTAATTACACCCAGTACCGTGAATGGCAGAAAGAAGAAGACAAACGCAAGTCAGAAGAAAAGAGAGAAACCAAAGCCGAAACGGTACAGGCAACCGCTACAGCCGCCACAGACAACGGTCCGCGTAAAATGTCCTACAAGGAAAAGCGGGAGTTCGAATCACTGGAAAAAGAGATGGAGTCGCTGGAAGATGAAAAGAAAGCCATCGAAGCTAAACTGGCCAGTGGAACATTGCCTTATGAAGAGATGGAGCCGCTTACGCACCGGATAGGAGAAATCATCCAATTACTGGATGATAAGGGTATGCGCTGGCTGGAATTAAGTGAACTGAATGGTTAA
- a CDS encoding MarC family protein, with product MFSIDQILAIAFTLFAVIDIVGSIPVLVSLKEKLGHIDAGKATLASGFLMVLFLLVGEQFLRLFSVDVHSFAVAGSIVIFVIGLEMILGLELFKSGQDVKSGSIVPIAFPMIAGSGTLTTIMSLKANFGEYNILAGIVLNLLIVFVVLKSLNYIERLLGKAGLMVLRKFFGVILLAIAVKIFKSNINL from the coding sequence ATGTTCAGTATCGACCAAATTCTAGCCATCGCGTTCACGCTGTTTGCCGTTATAGATATCGTTGGTTCCATCCCGGTGCTGGTGTCTCTGAAGGAGAAACTGGGGCATATCGACGCCGGTAAGGCCACCCTTGCTTCCGGCTTCCTGATGGTGCTGTTCCTGCTGGTAGGCGAGCAGTTCCTCCGGCTGTTCAGCGTAGACGTGCATTCGTTTGCGGTAGCCGGCTCCATTGTCATTTTTGTCATCGGCCTGGAAATGATCCTGGGACTTGAACTTTTCAAGAGCGGGCAGGACGTTAAATCCGGCAGTATCGTCCCCATTGCCTTCCCGATGATCGCCGGTTCGGGTACCCTGACCACCATTATGTCGCTTAAAGCCAACTTCGGGGAGTATAATATCCTGGCTGGTATTGTGCTGAACCTGCTGATCGTTTTCGTGGTTTTAAAGAGCCTCAACTACATAGAACGCTTGCTGGGAAAGGCCGGGCTGATGGTATTGCGCAAGTTTTTCGGGGTGATCCTGCTGGCCATCGCGGTAAAAATTTTTAAAAGTAATATCAATCTTTAA
- the gmd gene encoding GDP-mannose 4,6-dehydratase, which translates to MKIALITGITGQDGAYLAQLLLKKGYEVHGIKRRSSLFNTDRIDHLYQDPHEKNVRFKLHYGDLTDSTNLIRIIQEVQPDEIYNLGAMSHVQVSFEAPEYTADADGIGTLRILEAVRLLGLTGKTKIYQASTSELYGLVQEVPQSEKTPFYPRSPYAVAKMYAYWITVNYREAYSMFACNGILFNHESPLRGETFVTRKITRGVAKLSMGMQDKLYMGNLDAKRDWGHAKDYVEAMWLILQQDKPEDFVIATGITTTVRDFISMAFAEVGVQLEFKGEGIDEKGYVKSSSNAECPLKPGQEVVAIDARYFRPTEVELLIGDPTKAQTRLNWKPQYDLPALVKEMVAADVELFRREKLLKDAGYKVLNQFE; encoded by the coding sequence ATGAAAATTGCCCTTATTACAGGCATTACCGGTCAGGACGGAGCGTACCTGGCACAGCTTTTATTAAAGAAAGGTTATGAGGTACATGGTATAAAAAGAAGAAGTTCTCTCTTTAATACTGACAGGATTGACCACCTTTATCAGGATCCGCATGAAAAAAATGTTCGTTTTAAACTGCATTACGGCGATCTTACTGATAGTACCAACCTGATTCGGATTATCCAGGAAGTTCAACCAGATGAAATATATAACCTGGGGGCCATGAGCCATGTACAGGTGAGCTTTGAAGCCCCTGAATACACTGCTGATGCTGATGGTATTGGTACTTTGCGGATACTGGAGGCGGTCAGATTACTCGGTCTGACGGGAAAAACAAAAATCTACCAGGCGTCCACCTCTGAATTGTATGGCCTCGTTCAGGAAGTTCCTCAATCCGAAAAGACACCGTTTTACCCCCGCTCTCCCTATGCCGTAGCAAAAATGTATGCCTATTGGATCACTGTGAACTACCGGGAAGCCTACAGTATGTTCGCGTGTAACGGGATATTGTTTAATCATGAAAGTCCGTTACGTGGTGAAACCTTTGTAACGAGAAAGATTACCCGGGGGGTTGCCAAGCTATCCATGGGGATGCAGGACAAACTGTATATGGGCAATCTGGATGCAAAACGTGACTGGGGCCATGCAAAGGATTATGTAGAGGCAATGTGGCTGATCCTCCAACAGGATAAACCGGAGGATTTTGTGATTGCCACGGGTATTACTACCACTGTCCGGGACTTCATCTCGATGGCTTTCGCCGAAGTGGGCGTTCAGCTGGAATTCAAAGGGGAAGGAATAGATGAAAAAGGATATGTGAAAAGCAGCAGCAATGCAGAATGCCCGCTGAAGCCTGGACAGGAAGTGGTGGCTATAGATGCCCGTTACTTCCGTCCTACTGAGGTGGAACTCCTGATTGGCGACCCTACAAAAGCGCAGACCAGGTTAAACTGGAAGCCACAATACGATTTACCTGCCCTGGTAAAAGAAATGGTGGCTGCTGATGTAGAACTGTTCAGGCGTGAGAAGCTGTTGAAAGATGCAGGGTATAAAGTGCTGAACCAATTTGAATAA